The genomic segment CTCGAGGATGCCGTCGCGGGTCCGGGAGAGATCGTCATCGGACCCCACACCAAGGCCCAGCTACCGGGCGCGTTTCTCTGCGAGGGCCTCGGCGAGACGCAGCTCAAGGGGTTGAGTCGGCCGGTGCGGGCTTACCGCGTCGAAGGTGAGTTCGCCGAGCTCGCGGAGCCCGACGATGCCTGACGCTGGCGCAGCACTTCGTAGAGAGCCAGGGCCACGGTGGTGGAAAGATTGAGCGAGCGCAGCTCCGGATCGGCCATCGGCACCGCGACGGTGCGCTCAGCGAAGCGCTCCAACAGTGGGCGGGGCAAGCCGGTGCTCTCGCGGCCGAAGATCAGGACCGGGTTCCGGCCGTAGTCGGCACTCCACAAATCCCGCCGTCCCTCGGGGGCGAAGAAGAAGAGCTCGCCGAGATCCTCAGTGGCGGTGTGGAACTCCTCCCAGCAGGACCACAGGTGCGGCTGGACCCGCGGCCAGTAGTCGAGGCCGGCGCGGCGCACCCGCCGATCCGAGAGCTCGAAACCGAGGGGCTCCACCAGGTGGAGCTGCGCGCCGGCGGCGAGACAGGTGCGACCGACGTTGCCGGCGTTCCAGTGGATTTCCGGTTCCACCAGCACGGCGTGAATGGTTGGGCTCACGACGCCTTCTGCTGCAGGTAGCCGAGGCACTTGTAGACCAGCTTGGCGGCCAAGAAATCGGGTGCCGTGAGGCCGCCGATGGGGGCGAGCTCGACGACATCCATGGCGACGACCCGCTTATTCTCGAACAACAGACGAAGCAGCTCGAGGGTGGGGTACCAGAGGCCACCGCCGGGTTCCGGCGTGCCGGTGGCGGGGACCAGGGAAGGATCGAAATAGTCGAGGTCGAAGGTCAGGTAGACCGTCTCTGGGAGGTCCGCGAGGAGGTCCGCGAAGCGCTCGGCGAGGTCCCGCCGAGGCAGGTCGTGGCCCCACAACACCGGCATCCGGAGCTGGCGCACCAGGGACGCTTCCGGCACCGAGAGGGAGCGCACTCCGACCGCCAGGGAGGGGAATCCCTGCTCGACGAGGCGGCGCATCACCGAGGCATGGCTGTAGCGGGTACCGTCGTAGGAATCGCGCAGATCGGCATGAGCGTCGAACTGCACGATGCCGATGGCTTCGCTGCAGGTCCTGGCTGCGGCCCGCACCGCCGCCTGACTCAAGCTGTGCTCACCGCCGAGGGTGACCAAGAAGCGGCCGGCTTGCAGGGGAGCGAGGCAGGCTTCCTCGATCTCTGCCAGGGCGGTCTCCAGATCGAAAGCTTCCGGCAGGAAGGCCGGCAGGGTCTCGATGCCTTGCAGCCAGGGCTCTGACTCGAGCTCCTCGTCGTAGAGCTCGAGGGCCTGGGAGGCGCGCAGGATGGCGGCCGGGCCTTCGCTCGTCCCCTTGCCGTAGGAAGTGGTGCGCTCGAAGGGCAGCGGAAGGATGGCGATTCGCGGCTCTTCGGTCGGCTTTGCGAGCTGGCCGAAGGCGTGGGGCAGATGGGGCACGGAGGAGATCTCTCAAAACTGCGAGGAGCGGCCGCTCCCGCGGAGCGCAAGCCTACTCAATTTCGCGCCATTGTTGCATTGGCGAGCGATGCCGGGGCCGATTCCGCGTTCTCGATCCCGAAGGAGAGAAGAACGTCGATGGCGATCATGGATCTTGCGATGCGGCAGCTCCCGGATGGTGAACGGCCGCGGGAACGACTGCTGGCGCAGGGGGCGGGAAGCTTGTCCGATGCGGAGCTGGTGGCGGTCTTGCTGCGCTCCGGCCGCCGGGGCCAGTCGGCGCTGGCTCTGGCCGGCGCTGTGCTGCGCGACATGCGTGGCCTCGAGGGCCTCCTCGGTGCCGATGGCCGCAGCCTGCGCCGCCCGGGTCTGGGGCCGGCGAAAGTGGCGAGTCTGCTCGCCGCCGTCGAGATCGGCCGGCGATTGGCGCGCGCCGAGATGCCGACCCGCCAGCCGCTCGACCGGCCGAAGGCGGTGGCGCGCTACCTCAATCTGCGCTACGGCCTACACGACCAGGAGGTCATGGGGGCGCTCTTCCTCGATACCCGCAACCGCTTGATGATCGATCGCGAGCTCTTCCGGGGAACTCTGCGGCGGGCGGCGGCGGAGCCGCGAGAGGTGCTGCGCGAAGCCCTGCTGCAGGGGGCGGCCGGGGTCCTGCTCTTCCACACCCATCCCAGCGGCGATCCGACGCCGAGCGCCGAAGACCTCCTCTTCACCCGCCGCATGGCCGACGCCGGAGACCTCGTCGGGGTGCCGATGATCGACCACCTGATCATCGGGAGAGGAGGCCGCTGGACCTCACTTCGGAGCCATGGTGCGTGGTAGCTTAGGCCGCTATGAAACGGGCGCAGATGCTTCATTTCGAGTGCTTCAGCGGCATTGCCGGCGACATGTTTCTCGGTGCTTGTCTGGACCTCGGTATGCCGTTGTCGGTGGTCGAGGAGGCGGTTACGGCCCTCGATCTTCCCGGCCTTGCGGTGAGGGCTCCAACGGCCCTCCGCGGGGGAGTCTCGGGGCGGCGTTTCCGAGTCCTCCTGGACGGCGAGCCGGTGGATGGTGGTGGACCTCTGGAGGAGGAGGCCGGCGGACGCCGGTCGGCCCATCACCATTCCCATGATCACCACGGCCACGATCACCACGGGCATAGTCACCACGGCCATGTTCACCACGGGCATAGTCACCACGGCCATGTTCACCACGGGCATAGTCACCACGGCCACGATCACCACCCTTCCCATGGCTCGGCTCCAGGATCCGCGGCCGAGCCGGCCGCAAATCGAGGCGGCGAACCGGACGTCGACGCTGAGCCCGACGTCCACGTCCATCATCACGGCTCCCATCGCGACCTCGCAGCGATTCTCGAGCTGCTCGCCGCAAGCCGTCTTTCGCCGACCGTTCGCGAGCGTGCCGAGAGCTTGTTTCTGCGGCTCGGGGCAGCTGAGGCCAAAGTTCACGCAGTGCCGCTGGAGCGAGTTCACTTCCACGAGGTCGGTGCCCTCGACTCGATCGTCGATCTGGTGGCGGCGGCGGCGGCCTTCGAGTACCTGGCGCCAGAACGCGTGACCTGTGGTCCGGTACACGTTGGCAGCGGCCAGGTGATGACGGCCCATGGCCTGCTGCCGGTGCCGGCGCCGGCGACGGCGGAGTTGTTGGCGGGGATCCCGATCGTCGGCGACGGAACCGGCGAGCTGGTGACGCCGACCGGCGCCGTGCTGCTGGCCGAGCTGGTGGACGAGTTCGTGACCGGAGCACCGGAGATGGTGCTTTCGGGAACCGGCTACGGCTTGGGCAGCCGGGATTCGAAAGACCGACCGAACGTCTTTCGTCTGTTGCTCGGCCGGACTGCCGAGACATCGGACCCGGCGCCGCGAGTCACGGTGGTCGAAGCCCAGGTCGACGACCTCACCGGCGAAGGTCTCGGCTTGGTGGTCGAGCGCCTGCTCGAGCGCGGCGCTCTCGACGTTACCCTGACGCCGGTGCAGATGAAGAAGAGTCGTCCCGGGAGCTTGATCACGATGCTGACGCGGCCGGCCGATCGCGCGACCTTGGCCGAAGTGCTGCTCGAGGAGTCCGGGTCCCTCGGGTGCCGCTGGTATGAGGCCGAGCGTCTCGAGGCGGAGCGCTCGTCGCACGCCGTGACCACGGCCTATGGTGAGGTGCGGGTCAAGGTGGGCCGCTTGCCCGGGCGGCGGCCGATCCTGGCTCCGGAGTTCGACGACTGCCGACGGCGGGCGGAAGCCGCTGAGGTGCCCTGGCGGGTGGTTTGGCAGGCCGCCCTCGGCGCAGCCGACAAGGAGCTCGCGGAAGCCGAGGAGAAGACCCTTGCCTAGCGATGGAAAGCCCTTTGCGGAAGGACGTTTGCGCCTCGGGCTGGCGGGCCGCGACGGTCTGCGCTGGGCGATGGTCGACCTGACCTCAATCCTGGAGACCTATCGTCGACGGCTCGATCTCTCGCCGGTCGCCAGCGCTGCCCTCGGGCGGGCCATGGCCGGTGCCGCCCTGTTGGTTCGAATGGCGGAGAAGACCCCCACCCGCCTGATGCTGGAGGTGCGCGGTGATGGTCCCCTGGGCCAGGTGCTGGTCGAGGCCGATGGCGAAGGCAATCTCCGCGGCCTGGTCGGCAACCGGCTGGTCGACGTGCCGCGGACTCCTGCCAACAAGCTCGACGTCGGTCGGGCCGTCGGCGATGGCCTGCTGCGGGTGGCCCGGGAAGTGGCCGGCCGGCGTTATCAGAGTCAGGTGGAGCTGGTGAGCGGTGAGATCGGCGACGATCTCGCCCACTACCTGGATCAGAGCGAGCAGACCCGGTCCGCGGTGTTGGTGGGCGTCCTGACCCGTCAGCACGGCATCGCCGCCGCCGGCGGACTGATGATCGAGGCCTTACCGGAGGCGGCGCCGGAGGTGGTGAGTCGCCTCGAAGAAAACCTCTCGGCGACGGTCGGCGTCAGCCGCCTGCTGGAGGACGGTGGTGCCGACCAGGTCTTGGGCCAGCTCCTCGCCGGCCTCGAGCCGAGGTCCCTCGATCAGCGGGAGGTCTTCTATCGCTGCCGCTGTAGCCGGGAGAAGCTCCTCGGTCATCTTTCGACCTTGTCCGCTGAAGAGGCGGAGTCGCTGGTCGCCGAGTCCGGCGAGATCGAGGCCGATTGTGTTTTCTGCGGCAGTCAGTACCGATTCGTGACCGCGGAGCTCCAGTCGGTCGCGAATTGAATCGCGCGGGCGCCGGTGGAGACGGGTCCACTGCCGGAGCGCGATTCCCTGCTACGATTCGCCGCCTGGAGGAGGAGCGAATGAACCGGTTTTACGTCACGACCCCGATTTACTACGTCAACGGAATGCCCCACATCGGGCATATCTTCACCACCGTCGTCGGCGACACGCTGGCGCGCTATCGGCGGCTTCAGGGGGAGGACGTTCGCTTCCTCACCGGTACCGACGAGCACGGCCAGAACATCGAGCGGGCGGCGGCCCGCGAGGGCCTGGCACCGATCGAGCTCGCCGATCGCATCGTGGCGCGCTATCACCAGCTCTGGGAGCTTCTCGACATCTCCCACGACGACTTCGTCCGCACCACCGAGCCGCGTCACGCCCTCGGCGTCGCGGAGATCATCGAGCGGATCGCGGCCTCCGGCGACCTCTACACGGCGAGCCACGAGGGCTGGTACTGCGCCTCCTGCGAGCTCTTTTACACCGAGAAGGAGCTGCTGCCGGAGAACCGCTGCCCGGTCCACGAAAGCGCCGCCGAATGGCATTCCGAAGACAACCTCTTCTTCCGCCTCTCGAAGTACCAGCAGCCGCTGCTCGAGCTCTACGACTCACACCCCGAGTTCGTGCGCCCCAAGAGCCGCCTCAACGAGGTGCGCTCCTTTGTCGACTCGGGCCTGAGGGACCTTTCCGTCAGCCGCGCCAATCTCGACTGGGGAATCCCCTTCCCGGGCCATGAAGGACAGACGGTCTATGTTTGGCTCGACGCCTTGACCAACTACATCAGCGCCCTCGGCTATGGCCGGCAGGGCGACG from the Acidobacteriota bacterium genome contains:
- a CDS encoding tRNA (cytidine(34)-2'-O)-methyltransferase — protein: MSPTIHAVLVEPEIHWNAGNVGRTCLAAGAQLHLVEPLGFELSDRRVRRAGLDYWPRVQPHLWSCWEEFHTATEDLGELFFFAPEGRRDLWSADYGRNPVLIFGRESTGLPRPLLERFAERTVAVPMADPELRSLNLSTTVALALYEVLRQRQASSGSASSANSPSTR
- the speB gene encoding agmatinase, which codes for MPHLPHAFGQLAKPTEEPRIAILPLPFERTTSYGKGTSEGPAAILRASQALELYDEELESEPWLQGIETLPAFLPEAFDLETALAEIEEACLAPLQAGRFLVTLGGEHSLSQAAVRAAARTCSEAIGIVQFDAHADLRDSYDGTRYSHASVMRRLVEQGFPSLAVGVRSLSVPEASLVRQLRMPVLWGHDLPRRDLAERFADLLADLPETVYLTFDLDYFDPSLVPATGTPEPGGGLWYPTLELLRLLFENKRVVAMDVVELAPIGGLTAPDFLAAKLVYKCLGYLQQKAS
- the radC gene encoding DNA repair protein RadC; protein product: MAIMDLAMRQLPDGERPRERLLAQGAGSLSDAELVAVLLRSGRRGQSALALAGAVLRDMRGLEGLLGADGRSLRRPGLGPAKVASLLAAVEIGRRLARAEMPTRQPLDRPKAVARYLNLRYGLHDQEVMGALFLDTRNRLMIDRELFRGTLRRAAAEPREVLREALLQGAAGVLLFHTHPSGDPTPSAEDLLFTRRMADAGDLVGVPMIDHLIIGRGGRWTSLRSHGAW
- the larC gene encoding nickel pincer cofactor biosynthesis protein LarC is translated as MLHFECFSGIAGDMFLGACLDLGMPLSVVEEAVTALDLPGLAVRAPTALRGGVSGRRFRVLLDGEPVDGGGPLEEEAGGRRSAHHHSHDHHGHDHHGHSHHGHVHHGHSHHGHVHHGHSHHGHDHHPSHGSAPGSAAEPAANRGGEPDVDAEPDVHVHHHGSHRDLAAILELLAASRLSPTVRERAESLFLRLGAAEAKVHAVPLERVHFHEVGALDSIVDLVAAAAAFEYLAPERVTCGPVHVGSGQVMTAHGLLPVPAPATAELLAGIPIVGDGTGELVTPTGAVLLAELVDEFVTGAPEMVLSGTGYGLGSRDSKDRPNVFRLLLGRTAETSDPAPRVTVVEAQVDDLTGEGLGLVVERLLERGALDVTLTPVQMKKSRPGSLITMLTRPADRATLAEVLLEESGSLGCRWYEAERLEAERSSHAVTTAYGEVRVKVGRLPGRRPILAPEFDDCRRRAEAAEVPWRVVWQAALGAADKELAEAEEKTLA
- the hslO gene encoding Hsp33 family molecular chaperone HslO produces the protein MPSDGKPFAEGRLRLGLAGRDGLRWAMVDLTSILETYRRRLDLSPVASAALGRAMAGAALLVRMAEKTPTRLMLEVRGDGPLGQVLVEADGEGNLRGLVGNRLVDVPRTPANKLDVGRAVGDGLLRVAREVAGRRYQSQVELVSGEIGDDLAHYLDQSEQTRSAVLVGVLTRQHGIAAAGGLMIEALPEAAPEVVSRLEENLSATVGVSRLLEDGGADQVLGQLLAGLEPRSLDQREVFYRCRCSREKLLGHLSTLSAEEAESLVAESGEIEADCVFCGSQYRFVTAELQSVAN